Proteins encoded together in one Gemmatimonadetes bacterium T265 window:
- a CDS encoding AMP-binding protein: protein MADQPTLDQLFADRATTRAERPLVVAGARTLTYADVDRQGAALAAALADLGVAAGDRVAIALPNRAEWVLALRAAAALGAVVVPVNPRLGPHELKYQLRHAGAVCLVVADRDDGLDTLTLYEGVLADLPALRLLVTVGDETERWYDDRIFRLEDLVAKGAGRRPAAPPAGAGDDLAQLYTSGTMGNPKGVRLSHAGVIDTARHTGEALGLGDDERVFAAVPLFASFGFGVAVGAVAAGVTLVLQEQFEPAAALALMQRERVTVLHGVPTTFHLLMRAPGFDERAVREGGLRAGLIAGAPADEDLLRRVRRWCDVHVAYGLTETGPAVTVTRDGDPADKRLTTAGRPLPGVDVMAVDVLTGQLHGPQEAVGEIAVRGPGVMLGYARMPAESARAFTPEGYFLTGDLGILDEDGYLRIVGRRKETILRGGFQIYPREIEDQLRTHPAIEDVCVIGVPHDVLGERICACVVPVEGAVITGKDVKSFARDTLTDSKIPDLVRFFDAFPMTGSGKVKRRELERVVALDPTVTAAAA from the coding sequence ATGGCCGACCAGCCGACGCTCGACCAGCTCTTCGCCGACCGCGCCACCACCCGGGCGGAGCGCCCGCTGGTCGTCGCCGGCGCGCGGACGCTCACCTACGCCGACGTCGACCGGCAGGGCGCCGCGCTCGCCGCCGCGCTCGCGGACCTCGGCGTCGCGGCCGGCGACCGCGTCGCGATCGCGCTCCCCAACCGCGCGGAGTGGGTGCTCGCCCTGCGCGCCGCCGCCGCGCTCGGCGCCGTCGTCGTCCCCGTCAACCCGCGCCTTGGGCCGCACGAGCTCAAGTACCAGCTGCGGCACGCGGGGGCGGTCTGCCTCGTCGTCGCCGACCGAGACGACGGGCTCGACACCCTCACGCTCTACGAGGGCGTGCTCGCCGACCTGCCGGCCCTGCGCCTGTTGGTCACGGTCGGCGACGAAACCGAGCGGTGGTACGACGATCGAATCTTCCGCCTCGAAGACCTCGTCGCCAAGGGCGCGGGACGCCGCCCCGCGGCGCCGCCGGCCGGGGCGGGGGACGACCTCGCCCAGCTCTACACGTCGGGCACGATGGGCAACCCCAAGGGGGTGCGCCTGAGCCACGCCGGCGTGATCGACACCGCGCGGCACACGGGCGAGGCGCTCGGCCTCGGCGACGACGAGCGCGTCTTCGCCGCGGTCCCGCTCTTCGCGAGCTTCGGCTTCGGCGTCGCGGTCGGCGCGGTCGCCGCGGGCGTCACGCTCGTGCTGCAGGAGCAGTTCGAGCCGGCCGCCGCGCTCGCGCTCATGCAGCGCGAGCGCGTGACCGTGCTCCACGGCGTGCCGACGACGTTCCACCTCCTCATGCGCGCCCCGGGCTTCGACGAGCGCGCCGTGCGCGAGGGCGGACTCCGCGCCGGGCTGATCGCCGGCGCGCCCGCCGACGAGGACCTGCTGCGCCGCGTCCGGCGTTGGTGCGACGTGCACGTCGCCTACGGCCTCACCGAAACCGGGCCCGCGGTCACCGTCACGCGCGACGGTGACCCGGCCGACAAGCGGCTGACCACCGCGGGGCGCCCGCTGCCGGGCGTCGACGTCATGGCCGTCGACGTCCTCACCGGCCAGCTCCACGGCCCGCAGGAGGCGGTCGGCGAGATCGCCGTCCGGGGCCCCGGCGTCATGCTCGGCTACGCCCGCATGCCCGCCGAGTCCGCGCGCGCCTTCACCCCCGAGGGCTACTTCCTCACCGGCGACCTCGGCATCCTCGACGAGGACGGCTACCTGCGCATCGTCGGCCGGCGCAAGGAGACCATCCTCCGCGGCGGCTTCCAGATCTACCCGCGCGAAATCGAGGACCAGCTGCGCACCCACCCCGCGATCGAAGACGTCTGCGTCATCGGCGTCCCGCACGACGTGCTGGGCGAACGGATCTGCGCCTGCGTCGTCCCGGTCGAGGGCGCCGTGATCACGGGCAAGGACGTCAAGAGCTTCGCCCGCGACACCCTGACCGACTCCAAAATCCCCGACCTCGTGCGCTTCTTCGACGCCTTCCCGATGACGGGGAGCGGCAAGGTGAAGCGGCGCGAGCTCGAGCGCGTCGTCGCGCTCGACCCGACTGTCACAGCCGCCGCCGCGTGA